One genomic region from Carettochelys insculpta isolate YL-2023 chromosome 4, ASM3395843v1, whole genome shotgun sequence encodes:
- the NKX3-2 gene encoding homeobox protein Nkx-3.2: MAARGGGALTPFSIQAILNKKEQRAQPPTPACCWRLFGPRAEADQALLRSPGGARAARGRTTLAPAGWDSDSALSDDHEGERRSEEEGTGMQQEPPGSSARSGDAVGRGRPAPEAQPGGAKEEPPGLSDSELSAGVSDRSPPEEEDGGGKCEKLLAGEEEPAAPKPRKKRSRAAFSHAQVFELERRFNHQRYLSGPERADLAASLKLTETQVKIWFQNRRYKTKRRQMAADLLASAPAAKKVAVKVLVRDDQRQYHPGEVLRPPSLLSLQPSYYYPYYCLPGWALSTCAAAAGTQ, translated from the exons ATGGCCGCCCGCGGCGGCGGCGCCCTGACGCCCTTCTCCATCCAGGCCATCCTCAACAAGAAGGAGCAGCGcgcccagccgcccacccccgcCTGCTGCTGGCGGCTCTTCGGCCCGCGGGCGGAGGCGGACCAGGCGCTGCTGCGCTCCCCGGGCGGCGCCCGGGCGGCCCGCGGGCGGACCACGCTGGCCCCGGCGGGCTGGGACTCGGACTCGGCGCTCAGCGACGACCACGAGGGCGAGAGGCGCTCGGAGGAGGAGGGCACCGGGATGCAGCAGGAGCCGCCCGGCAGCAGCGCCCGCTCCGGAGACGCCGTGGGCCGGGGGCGGCCGGCGCCGGAGGCTCAGCCCGGGGGTGCGAAGGAAGAGCCCCCGGGCCTTAGTGACAGCGAGCTGTCGGCCGGCGTTTCAG ATCGCAGcccaccggaggaggaggacggaGGCGGCAAGTGCGAGAAGCTGCTGGCCGGGGAGGAGGAGCCGGCGGCCCCCAAGCCGCGGAAGAAGCGGTCTCGGGCGGCCTTTTCCCACGCGCAGGTCTTCGAGCTGGAGCGGCGCTTCAACCACCAGCGCTACCTCTCGGGCCCGGAGCGCGCCGACCTGGCCGCCTCGCTCAAGCTCACCGAGACCCAGGTGAAGATCTGGTTCCAGAACCGCCGCTACAAGACCAAGCGGCGCCAGATGGCCGCGGACCTGCTGGCCTCGGCCCCCGCTGCCAAGAAGGTGGCGGTGAAAGTGCTGGTGCGGGACGATCAGAGACAGTATCACCCGGGGGAGGTGCTGCGGCCGCCCTCGCTGCTCTCCTTGCAGCCTTCCTACTACTACCCCTACTACTGCCTGCCCGGCTGGGCCCTCTCCACCTGCGCCGCGGCCGCGGGGACccagtga